One stretch of Gambusia affinis linkage group LG05, SWU_Gaff_1.0, whole genome shotgun sequence DNA includes these proteins:
- the LOC122831779 gene encoding ly6/PLAUR domain-containing protein 2-like yields MLLSFVILFFLFSPATSLQCYTCSSSTTNEQCNQNNQKCQQPLDTCMTIVDTLGYMKAIVKQCASSATCKGAASTASVDADGNGNTVNCCSYDMCNTSAADSVHSHTALLLVTGGVLLLLTH; encoded by the exons ATGTTACTTAGCTTTGTgatcctcttcttcctcttctctccag CAACATCTCTGCAGTGCTACACATGCAGCTCCTCCACCACCAATGAACAATGCAACCAGAACAACCAAAAGTGTCAGCAGCCGCTCGACACCTGCATGACCATCGTGGACACTTTGG GTTACATGAAAGCCATCGTGAAGCAATGCGCCAGCAGCGCCACATGCAAGGGGGCAGCCTCCACCGCCTCGGTGGACGCAGACGGAAACGGAAACACCGTCAACTGCTGCAGCTACGACATGTGCAACACGAGCGCGGCGGACTCTGTTCACTCACACACGGCGCTGCTGCTTGTAACCGGAGGCGTTTTGCTGCTGCTAACGCACTGA